In Nostoc sp. CENA543, a single genomic region encodes these proteins:
- a CDS encoding valine--tRNA ligase: MTATIPNLPSLYDPFSTEAKWQKFWEDNQVYKADPNHGGEPYCVVIPPPNVTGSLHMGHAFESALIDALVRYHRMQGRNTLWLPGTDHASIAVHTILEKQLKAEGKTRYELGREEFLERAWKWKAESGGTIVNQLRRLGVSVDWSRERFTLDEGLSKAVVEAFVSLYNEGLIYRGEYLVNWCPASQSAVSDVEVENKEVEGNLWHFRYPLSDGSGYVEVATTRPETMLGDTGVAVNPHDERYQHLIGKTLTLPIMQREIPIIGDELVDPSFGTGCVKVTPAHDPNDFEMGKRHNLPFINILNKDGTLNANAGEFQGQDRFVGRKNVIARLEADGVLVKVEDYKHTVPYSDRGKVPIEPLLSTQWFVKIRPMADKALDFLDQKNTPEFVPQRWTKVYRDWLVSLRDWCISRQLWWGHQIPAWYAVSETNGQITDTTPFIVAKSTDEAWEKAKAQFGENVQLEQDPDVLDTWFSSGLWPFSTLGWPEKTQDLATYYPTTTLVTGFDIIFFWVARMTMMAGHFTETMPFQTVYIHGLVRDENNKKMSKSANNGIDPLLLIDKYGTDALRYTLVKEVAGAGQDIRLEYDRKKDESSSVEASRNFANKLWNAARFVMMNLDGLGTGDLGLGTGKSQSLIPNPQSLELSDRWILSRYHQVIQQTTNYIDNYGLGEAAKGIYEFIWGDFCDWYIELVKSRLQKNADPASRRVAQQTLAYVLEGILKLLHPFMPHITEEIWQTLTQQPANSPQTLALQAYPKADTSLINPSLEAQFELLIGTIRTIRNLRAEAEVKPGVKVTANLQSENPQEREILTAGQSYIKDLAKVENLTISGETQPQTVIQPQPKSSWRTIVWLIVGLISFRLAIAVGNTLDNLPILGVFFEIVGIGYTAWFVVTTLLSAQARQKFLAQFFPSTTEKTAVAKEQLSTKEAEKAIAGVVGTVQVVIPLDGVVDIEAMRAKLEKSLSKVETEAQSLKGRLSNANFVDKARPDVVQAARDALAEAEKQAEILRDRLRGLA, encoded by the coding sequence ATGACCGCAACTATACCGAATCTTCCCAGTTTGTATGACCCTTTTTCTACTGAAGCGAAGTGGCAAAAATTCTGGGAAGACAACCAAGTCTACAAAGCTGACCCTAATCACGGTGGTGAACCTTATTGCGTCGTAATTCCACCGCCAAACGTTACTGGTAGTCTGCACATGGGTCACGCCTTTGAGAGTGCGTTGATTGATGCGCTAGTACGTTACCACCGGATGCAGGGACGGAATACCCTGTGGCTACCGGGAACTGACCACGCTAGTATTGCTGTCCACACGATTCTAGAAAAACAACTCAAAGCTGAGGGGAAAACTCGCTACGAGTTGGGACGTGAGGAATTTCTAGAACGTGCTTGGAAATGGAAGGCGGAATCAGGGGGAACAATTGTCAATCAGCTACGCCGTTTGGGTGTGTCGGTAGACTGGTCACGGGAGAGATTTACCCTGGATGAAGGTTTATCGAAAGCTGTGGTAGAAGCCTTTGTCAGTCTCTACAATGAAGGGTTAATTTATCGCGGTGAATATTTAGTTAACTGGTGTCCGGCTTCGCAGTCGGCGGTGTCTGATGTTGAGGTAGAAAATAAAGAGGTTGAGGGTAATCTTTGGCATTTCCGCTACCCCCTCAGCGATGGTTCTGGTTATGTAGAAGTGGCGACGACTCGACCAGAAACTATGCTGGGTGATACAGGTGTAGCTGTAAATCCCCATGATGAAAGATATCAACACCTAATTGGGAAAACTTTAACTCTGCCCATTATGCAACGGGAAATCCCCATCATTGGTGATGAGTTAGTAGACCCCAGTTTCGGGACAGGCTGTGTGAAGGTGACTCCCGCCCATGACCCCAACGACTTTGAAATGGGTAAGCGTCACAATCTACCGTTTATTAATATTCTGAATAAAGATGGTACTCTCAACGCCAATGCTGGGGAGTTTCAAGGACAAGACCGCTTTGTAGGCAGAAAAAATGTAATTGCACGCCTGGAAGCTGACGGTGTATTAGTAAAAGTAGAAGATTATAAGCATACCGTTCCTTATAGCGATCGCGGTAAAGTTCCCATTGAGCCTTTACTCTCTACTCAGTGGTTCGTGAAAATTCGCCCAATGGCGGATAAAGCTTTAGACTTCCTCGACCAGAAAAACACCCCCGAATTTGTCCCCCAACGCTGGACAAAGGTTTATCGTGATTGGTTAGTTAGTCTGAGAGATTGGTGTATTTCTCGCCAATTATGGTGGGGTCATCAAATCCCGGCTTGGTATGCGGTGAGTGAAACCAACGGACAAATCACCGATACTACCCCCTTTATTGTCGCCAAATCCACCGACGAAGCTTGGGAGAAAGCTAAAGCCCAATTTGGGGAGAATGTTCAACTGGAACAAGACCCAGATGTATTAGATACCTGGTTTTCTTCGGGTTTATGGCCATTTTCCACATTAGGCTGGCCGGAAAAAACCCAAGATTTAGCAACTTACTACCCCACAACCACCCTAGTTACAGGGTTTGACATCATCTTTTTCTGGGTAGCTAGAATGACTATGATGGCTGGTCATTTTACTGAGACTATGCCATTCCAAACTGTTTACATTCACGGTTTGGTGAGGGATGAAAATAATAAGAAGATGTCGAAGTCGGCTAACAATGGGATTGACCCACTGTTGCTGATTGATAAATATGGCACTGATGCCCTACGTTATACCTTAGTTAAGGAAGTAGCCGGTGCAGGTCAAGATATCCGCTTAGAATATGACCGCAAAAAAGATGAATCATCCTCAGTAGAAGCTTCCCGCAACTTCGCCAATAAGTTGTGGAACGCCGCGAGATTCGTGATGATGAATCTCGACGGACTGGGGACTGGGGACTTGGGACTGGGTACTGGGAAATCCCAATCCCTAATCCCCAATCCCCAATCCCTAGAATTGAGCGATCGCTGGATTCTTTCCCGCTATCATCAAGTTATCCAGCAAACCACTAACTACATCGATAACTACGGTTTAGGAGAAGCAGCCAAGGGCATATATGAATTCATTTGGGGTGATTTTTGCGACTGGTACATTGAGTTAGTTAAATCCCGACTGCAAAAAAATGCTGACCCAGCCTCGCGCCGAGTCGCCCAACAAACTTTAGCCTATGTACTCGAAGGGATATTAAAGTTACTACATCCCTTTATGCCCCACATCACTGAAGAGATTTGGCAAACTCTCACCCAGCAACCAGCAAATTCTCCGCAAACTTTAGCTTTACAAGCGTATCCCAAAGCCGATACAAGCTTAATTAACCCCAGCCTAGAAGCACAGTTTGAACTATTAATTGGGACTATCCGCACCATCCGCAACTTACGCGCCGAGGCGGAAGTCAAGCCAGGGGTGAAAGTCACCGCCAATTTACAGTCTGAAAATCCCCAAGAACGAGAAATTCTCACGGCTGGACAATCTTACATCAAAGATTTAGCCAAGGTAGAGAATTTGACTATCTCTGGAGAAACCCAACCCCAAACAGTCATCCAGCCACAACCTAAGAGTAGTTGGCGGACAATTGTTTGGCTGATTGTCGGTCTGATATCTTTCAGGTTAGCCATAGCAGTTGGCAATACTTTAGATAATCTTCCGATTCTGGGAGTTTTCTTTGAAATAGTTGGTATAGGTTATACAGCTTGGTTTGTTGTGACTACCCTATTGTCAGCGCAAGCTAGACAAAAATTCCTCGCGCAGTTCTTCCCAAGCACCACAGAAAAGACTGCTGTAGCAAAAGAACAACTATCAACCAAAGAAGCAGAAAAAGCTATTGCAGGCGTAGTTGGGACAGTCCAGGTTGTTATACCTTTAGATGGCGTTGTGGATATAGAAGCCATGCGCGCCAAGCTAGAGAAAAGCCTGAGTAAAGTGGAAACTGAAGCCCAATCTCTCAAAGGTAGGTTAAGCAACGCCAACTTTGTGGATAAAGCTAGACCAGATGTCGTCCAAGCCGCAAGAGACGCTTTAGCTGAAGCCGAAAAACAAGCGGAAATTTTACGCGATCGCTTGCGTGGTTTAGCATAA
- a CDS encoding DUF4168 domain-containing protein, with the protein MESINNWGFPKILHKRITHSLFLGLITATSLFVSTWNTKALAQNLSVSNNDIVSYAQALLAIEPVRQQAFREIKRIIGSGNIPQIVCNEPDSINSLTNQEARDVARNYCKDSQAIVEDKGLTIEKFNKITVEISRNNGLKKRVYDQLLQLQQRKSLS; encoded by the coding sequence ATGGAGTCTATTAATAATTGGGGTTTCCCGAAAATTCTGCACAAGAGAATAACTCATAGCTTATTCTTGGGATTGATAACTGCTACTAGTTTGTTCGTCAGTACATGGAATACAAAAGCTCTGGCACAAAATCTCTCAGTTAGTAACAATGATATTGTGAGCTATGCTCAGGCTTTATTGGCGATAGAACCTGTGCGTCAACAAGCTTTTAGAGAAATTAAAAGAATCATTGGTAGTGGAAATATTCCGCAAATAGTTTGTAATGAACCTGATAGTATAAATAGCTTGACTAATCAAGAAGCTAGAGATGTCGCCAGAAATTACTGTAAAGATTCTCAAGCAATTGTTGAAGATAAGGGTTTGACTATTGAGAAATTCAATAAAATTACTGTGGAAATTTCTAGGAATAATGGCTTGAAAAAACGGGTTTATGATCAACTACTCCAACTTCAGCAAAGAAAATCGCTCTCTTAA
- the holA gene encoding DNA polymerase III subunit delta: MPIYFYWGEDDFAMERAVATLRDRVLDSMWTSFNYTVFLPDQSDAVIAALNQVMTPPFGAGGRLVWVVNTNICQQCPENVLTELTRTLPVIPDNSHLLLTSPNKPDERLKSTKLFKQYADFREFPLIPPWKTELIIQAVNQAAQTVGVKLTAKAAEVLAEAVGNDTRLLYNEMEKLRLYAGGSNQPVDMDTVTLLVRNTTQNSLQLAAAIRTGDTVKALTVVADLVNAAEPELRIIATLVGQFRTWLWVKLMMESGERNPQAIAKAAEVGNPNRIYFLQKEVQSLSLRQLISCLPLLLELEFMFKRGSGDITVLQTKVIELCQVCQRH; this comes from the coding sequence ATGCCTATTTACTTTTATTGGGGCGAGGATGATTTTGCGATGGAAAGGGCGGTGGCGACTTTGCGCGATCGCGTCCTCGATTCTATGTGGACTAGTTTTAACTATACTGTTTTCCTCCCAGATCAAAGTGATGCGGTGATTGCGGCTCTTAATCAAGTGATGACTCCGCCTTTTGGGGCTGGGGGACGTTTAGTTTGGGTAGTTAATACTAATATTTGTCAGCAGTGTCCTGAAAATGTATTGACAGAGTTAACGCGGACTTTACCAGTAATCCCTGATAATTCCCATTTATTATTGACTTCACCAAATAAACCAGATGAACGCCTCAAATCGACGAAGTTATTCAAGCAATACGCTGATTTTCGTGAGTTTCCCTTAATTCCTCCGTGGAAAACCGAGTTAATCATCCAAGCTGTTAACCAAGCAGCGCAAACAGTGGGAGTGAAACTTACGGCTAAGGCGGCGGAAGTTTTAGCGGAAGCTGTAGGTAATGATACACGCCTCCTTTACAATGAAATGGAGAAATTACGCTTGTATGCAGGAGGTAGTAATCAACCAGTAGATATGGATACTGTGACGCTGTTAGTGAGAAATACTACTCAAAATAGTTTGCAACTAGCCGCAGCCATTAGAACAGGTGATACGGTAAAAGCGTTAACTGTTGTTGCTGATTTGGTGAATGCAGCCGAGCCGGAATTAAGAATTATCGCTACCTTGGTGGGACAATTTCGCACTTGGCTATGGGTAAAGTTGATGATGGAAAGTGGGGAACGCAATCCCCAAGCGATCGCCAAAGCGGCTGAAGTCGGTAATCCTAACCGCATCTACTTTTTACAGAAAGAGGTGCAATCTCTATCCTTACGTCAACTCATCTCTTGTTTACCTCTACTGCTAGAGTTAGAGTTTATGTTTAAAAGAGGCTCTGGAGATATCACTGTGCTGCAAACTAAAGTTATAGAACTATGTCAAGTCTGTCAGCGTCATTAA
- a CDS encoding DUF1868 domain-containing protein — MDDNYQTYLNRVARLTLPEAYKSQVQNIQESYKFQPSEGTRVAVPFPGYTLITPPAAEDAENSDFYATLQGYQQEILQLPSNQNLIVPLPAESFHLTLADLIWDSAYRHACEKNPEFESQLQACIAETFQQYQELLTQVSQAIAWQVLGIVLMPRAIGVCLVPKDESCYEQIVMFRRTIYQNPKLIALGIEQHYHFTAHVTLGYFGDISPDLDRIKLADELTELNKKWMFNLPQISVRRLELRKFDDMTRYYRESHWPSLEF, encoded by the coding sequence TTGGACGACAACTACCAAACTTATCTGAATCGGGTAGCAAGGCTGACACTACCGGAAGCTTATAAATCTCAGGTGCAAAATATTCAGGAATCTTATAAATTTCAGCCATCTGAGGGAACTAGAGTTGCAGTACCTTTTCCTGGTTATACTTTGATTACTCCTCCGGCGGCGGAAGATGCGGAAAACTCTGATTTCTACGCTACTTTACAAGGGTATCAACAGGAGATTTTACAATTACCCAGCAATCAAAATCTGATTGTCCCCTTACCTGCTGAGAGTTTCCACTTAACCTTAGCAGATTTGATTTGGGACAGTGCCTATCGTCATGCTTGTGAGAAAAATCCTGAGTTTGAATCACAATTACAAGCTTGTATTGCCGAAACATTTCAACAATATCAAGAACTCCTGACACAAGTCAGTCAGGCGATCGCGTGGCAAGTGTTAGGAATAGTCCTGATGCCTAGAGCTATAGGTGTATGTCTAGTACCTAAAGATGAAAGTTGCTACGAACAGATTGTGATGTTTCGCCGCACCATTTATCAAAATCCCAAATTAATCGCCTTGGGAATTGAACAACACTATCACTTTACAGCCCATGTCACTTTGGGTTATTTCGGGGATATCTCACCAGATTTAGACCGGATAAAACTCGCTGATGAACTAACTGAGTTAAATAAAAAGTGGATGTTTAACCTGCCACAAATTTCTGTGCGCCGACTAGAACTGAGAAAATTTGACGATATGACCCGTTATTATCGGGAATCACATTGGCCTAGTTTAGAGTTTTAA
- a CDS encoding RDD family protein yields MHLFNRVKYRTPESVELEFTLAGIGNRAWALLIDYLVLAAILTAFLIVWVIIVGQLSDFWSQIFGSAVGVWLIAITLIVSFVIYAGYFVFFETIWRGQTPGKQAAKIRVVRDDGRPIGMPQAALRALLRPFDEFMFIGAFLIMFSRQEKRLGDLAAGTIVIQAEAATTSATIMISEQAQVWHQELMQIADLSVLLPDDFAVIREYLQRRKAMSPKARSALALKLSQQVKEILHIDELPAAIHPDIVLEAVYLAYQNRI; encoded by the coding sequence ATGCACCTGTTTAACCGTGTTAAGTACCGCACACCAGAAAGTGTAGAGTTAGAATTTACCCTTGCAGGTATTGGAAATCGTGCTTGGGCTTTATTAATTGACTACTTGGTGTTAGCAGCAATATTGACCGCTTTTTTAATTGTGTGGGTGATTATTGTTGGTCAACTATCTGATTTTTGGTCGCAAATTTTTGGTTCTGCTGTTGGAGTCTGGTTAATAGCCATTACATTAATTGTCAGTTTTGTCATTTACGCCGGTTATTTTGTTTTTTTTGAAACTATATGGCGAGGACAAACCCCAGGTAAACAAGCCGCAAAAATTCGTGTGGTTCGTGATGATGGAAGACCCATAGGAATGCCCCAGGCAGCCCTACGCGCACTGCTGCGACCATTTGATGAGTTTATGTTTATCGGAGCTTTTTTAATTATGTTTAGTCGCCAAGAAAAACGCCTTGGCGATTTAGCTGCCGGGACAATTGTGATTCAAGCTGAAGCCGCAACTACATCAGCAACAATTATGATTTCCGAACAAGCTCAAGTTTGGCATCAGGAATTAATGCAGATTGCGGATTTATCAGTATTATTACCTGATGATTTTGCTGTCATTCGGGAATATTTACAGCGACGTAAAGCTATGTCACCAAAAGCTAGAAGCGCGTTAGCTCTAAAATTATCCCAGCAGGTCAAAGAAATTTTGCATATAGACGAATTACCAGCAGCAATTCACCCCGATATTGTTTTAGAAGCCGTTTACTTGGCGTATCAGAATCGGATTTGA
- a CDS encoding glycerophosphoryl diester phosphodiesterase membrane domain-containing protein: protein MAGNLGSSPIQPLDVGNVVSAGMRLYRAHLKDYYLLALKAYVWLFVPVYGWAKFYALTSLISRLAFGDLVNQPESISSGQRFVNSRLWQFLLAMLLLFLIGIGMVIGVIIVFGILGLIAALIVNGTGSQNNPAIYIFLGLIAFVIAIVAIVAVLWLSTRFYLVNLPLAVEDNVDGATAISRSWELSQGNVWRILLISFVSVLVTTPVQIVVQILTTILQIIFTPLIQDGSTVFSLIYFALIMAVSFGSGALIVPFIHTTKAVIYYDLRSRREGLGLKLRDREI, encoded by the coding sequence ATGGCAGGAAATCTTGGTTCATCTCCTATACAACCATTAGATGTGGGCAATGTTGTCAGTGCAGGAATGCGGTTGTATCGCGCTCACCTCAAGGACTATTATTTACTAGCACTCAAAGCTTATGTGTGGCTGTTTGTTCCTGTTTATGGGTGGGCTAAATTTTATGCTCTCACATCCTTGATTTCCCGTTTAGCTTTTGGTGACTTAGTTAATCAACCAGAAAGCATCTCCTCTGGACAACGTTTTGTTAATTCGCGTTTGTGGCAGTTTTTATTGGCCATGCTGTTACTGTTTCTAATTGGTATAGGGATGGTAATAGGTGTAATTATAGTATTTGGTATATTGGGGTTAATAGCTGCACTCATAGTTAATGGCACAGGTTCACAAAACAATCCTGCTATTTACATATTTTTGGGTTTAATTGCCTTTGTAATCGCAATTGTGGCTATAGTAGCAGTATTATGGCTCTCCACCAGATTCTACCTAGTAAATTTACCTTTGGCAGTAGAAGACAACGTTGATGGCGCAACAGCAATTAGTCGGAGTTGGGAACTAAGCCAAGGCAACGTTTGGCGGATTTTATTAATTTCCTTTGTGAGTGTCTTAGTCACCACACCAGTGCAGATTGTGGTGCAGATTCTCACCACTATTTTGCAAATCATTTTTACACCCCTAATTCAAGATGGATCTACTGTATTTAGCCTGATTTATTTTGCCTTGATCATGGCTGTTAGCTTCGGTAGTGGAGCGTTGATTGTGCCATTTATCCATACCACCAAAGCCGTTATTTACTACGATCTGCGGAGTCGCCGAGAAGGGTTAGGCTTAAAACTACGCGATCGCGAAATTTAA